Genomic segment of Candidatus Palauibacter australiensis:
CGCGAGGCCGAGGAGATCGCCCGCATCGCCGACAACCTCCTCGTCCCCGAGAGCGTGGACGGCTTCATTGCCAGCGAACGTTCGCGGGTCGACGACGACCCGGCGAAGGGAGCCCGAACCGGCTGAAGGCCCAGGCCGGCTGATCAACCTGTCCGGGGCCGCCCCCGTTCCCTATCGTGCCGCATGAGCGAGAAGAAACTCATCGTCGTCGGCGACCGCGTACTCATCGAGCCGCTGGAGGGCGAGGACCGCACGAACGTCGGCCTCTATCTCCCTCCCACCGCGATCGACAAGCAGGCCGTGCAGGCGGGAACGGTCGTGGCCGTCGGCCCCGGGACGCCGGTCGGTCCGCCCGCCGAACTCGGGGACGAGCCCTGGAAGATCGGCGCCACCGAAGCCCGCTATCTTCCCATGCAGGCGCGACCGGGAGACTACGCGCTCTTCTTCCGGAAGGCCGCGGTGGAGATCACCTTCGAGGGCACCCAGTACCTCGTCGCCCCCCAGGGCGCGATCCTCACCCTCGTGCGCGAGGAGAACGAAGAAGCCTCCGACGGCTTCGATCCCTCCTTCCTCTAGAGGCCGCCGCCAGCCACGACCTGCTACCGGTCGACGGGGCCGATCCGGTTGGGACGCAGCGAGTGGCAGTTCACCGCCCAGGACGTCGCCCGGGCCTGAACCGAGGCGTCACCCGCAGGAGATGCGGCGGCCGCTTGCCCCCGTAGCCGCGCCACCGCCCGTCCGACCATGTCCCCGCGACTGCGGCGCAGCGCCACAGCGCCCCGCACCTCCGGACTCGACCACACGACCCAGAGCGTGTCGGCCCGCGTGAACCAGCGCGTCTCCATGCCGGAGAGGTCTCCGTCTCCCGCGAGAGGGACGGCCTTGTAGGCGGTCATCTCCCTCCCGTACGCGTCGACGGAGTCGGCGAACAGCATGAGCGACCGTACGACAGGCGGATCGGCCTCGGGAGCCTCGCCGCCCTCGTCCGCGAGCCAGATATCGAACTGGAGGTGCCGGCAACCCAGGAAATCCCACAGGCGAAGATCGGCAGGTTCGGGCGGGGGCGGCGGTTCGACCTCCCGGAAGCGGAACCAGATCGAGACCCAGACGAAGACGACCGACAGTCCGGCCACCGCCATCCACTTTTTCGTTCTCAGCTCGCACCTCCGGCCGCGCCAGAATCGCCGCGGCAACCTAGTGTCGCCCTCGCCGCCATGCACACGCCCTCGCCACCCCGCACCGCTTTGTCGTTCGGTGCCGGCGACGGTAGAATATCCACGCGATTCCCCGCCGTTTCCCCCCAACCGCGAGTACGCGGAAGTCGAGGCCTGCGTGGCGCCCCCGCCCGGGAAGATCAGGAACATTGCGATCATCGCCCACGTCGATCACGGGAAGACGACGCTCGTCGACCACATGCTGCGGCAGGCGGGCGCCTTCCAGTCGCACGAGCGCGTCGAGGAGCGCGTCATGGACTCCAACCCGCTGGAGCGCGAGCGCGGCATCACGATCCTGTCGAAGAACACGGCCGTGCGCTGGGGCGAGACGCGGATCAACATCGTCGACACGCCTGGCCACGCGGATTTCGGCGGCGAGGTCGAGCGCATCCTCCGGATGGTGGACGGCGTGCTCCTCCTGGTGGATGCCGCCGAGGGGCCCATGCCGCAGACACGCTTCGTCACGCGGAAGGCCCTCGCGCTGGGGCTCGCGCCCGTGGTGGTGATCAACAAGGTGGACCGGCCCGACCAGCGCGCCACCGAAGTGCACGACGACGTGCTGGAACTGTTCCTGGAGTTGGACGCCACCGAGTCCCAGCTCGACGCCCCCTTCCTCTACGCGAGCGCGCGGGACGGCTGGGCATCGCCGGACAGCGAGGCGCGCGGCGGAGACCTGGAGCCGCTGTTCGAGACGATCGTGGCGGCGGTCCCCACCCCCGCCGGCGACCCCGAGGGACCGTTCCAGATGCTGGCCTCGACGCTGGACCACTCCAGCTACGTGGGGCGCATCGCGATCGGCCGCATCGAGCGGGGCGCCGTGGCCGAGGCGGATCGGGTGGTGCTGCTGCCGCTCGGCGAGCCGGGGCCCGTCCCGGACGACGAGGCGATCCCGGCCCGGGTGCTCAAGATTTACGGCTTCGACGGCCTGAAGCGGGTCGAAACGCCCCGCGCGAGCGCCGGCGACATCGTGGCGCTGGCGGGACTCGAAGGCGTGGAGATCGGCCAGACGGTCACGGACCCCGGCCACAGGGAGCGCCTCCGGGGGATCGCCGTCGAGCGGCCCACCCTCGCGGTGGATTTCCGGGTCAACGACGCCCCCTTCGCCGGGCGGACGGGCAAGTACGTCACGACCCGGCAACTGCGCCAGCGCCTCTTCCGGGAACTGGAGAGGAATGTCGCCCTTCGCGTCGAGCCCACGGAGTCGCCCGACACCTTCTCCGTCTCGGGGCGCGGGGAACTCCACCTCACGATTCTCATGGAGACGATGCGTCGGGAGGGGTACGAGTTCTCCGTCTCGCGCCCCCGCGTCATCCTGCGGGAGGGACCGGACGGGGAGGTCCTGGAGCCGTACGAGGAGGCCGTGATCGAGGTGCCGTCCGGGATGGTCGGCGTGGTGATGGAGAAGATGGGAAGCCGGCGGGCTGAACTCCTCTCGATGCGGCCGACGGACCAGGGCCCGGTGCGCCTCGACTTCAGGCTTCCGTCGCGCGGCCTGTTCGGATACCGCTCCGAGTTCCTCACGGACACGCGCGGCGAGGGCCAGTTGCACCACCGCTTCCTCGAGTACGGCCCCCGAGCCGGACGCCTCGAACACCGGCGCCGGGGAGTGCTCGTCGCGGACCGCCCGGGAACGTCGGTGGCCTTCGCCCTCTTCAACCTGCAGGAACGGGCCGAGATGCTGATCGGCCCCGGCGTCGAGGTCTACAGCGGGATGATCGTGGGCGAGCACGTCCGCGCCGGCGACCTCGAGGTCAACGTGTCGAAGGGGAAGAAGCTCACGAACATGCGCGCCGCCGCCGCGGACGAGAACGTGCGCCTGGAGCCGCCGCGCGAACTGACGCTGGAACTCGCCCTCGAGTTCATCAACGACGACGAGCTGATCGAGATCACGCCCGACGCGATCCGCCTCCGCAAGCGCAAGCTCGACCCGATCGAGCGCAAGAAGGCGATGCGCCGCGCCGCCGCCGAGGCGCGAGGAGACTGACGCCCGCGGCTACCCGGTTTTCCGTGCCCTCCGCGCGTTCTGGGCGTGGAGAGCCAACACCGTGGCGCCCAGCAGCACGCCGGCGATCCGTGCCGGGTCGTTCGGGACCAGGATGAGGGCGCCCGCCAGGGCGAACAGGGCGCGCTCGGCGCCGCCGCATGCGGCCACCGCGAACCCTTCGATCGCGTACGCCGCGACCGAGATGAGCGCCACCGTGCAGAGGATGGCGAAGATGAACGCCGGCACGGAGGTGCCGTCCACCAGGATCAGGGCCGAATAGGCCATCATCGCGGGCACGATGAAGAAGCCGAGGGAGAGCTTCACGGCCTGGGTCGCCGTCCGCATGGGCGCGGAACCCGCCACCCCGGCCCCCGCGAAGGCGGCGAGCGCGATGGGCGGCGTCACGTTCGACGTCTGCGAGAGCCAGAAGATGATCATGTGCGCGACGAGGAGGGAGAGCCCGAGCCCCTCCAGCGCCGGCGCGGCCATGACCGAGATCACGATGTAGGCCGCGGTCACGGGCAGTCCCATCCCGAGGACGAGCGCCGCGATCGCAATGAAGATGAGCGCGAGCCACAGCAGCCCGCCCGCCGCCTGCACGACGGATTCGGTGAACTGGAGGCCGATCCCCGTCTGGCCGATCACGCCCACCACGATCCCGGCCGTGGCGCACGCGAGCGAGATCGGCAGCGCCAGCACCGCGCCTGTCCGCAGCCCCTCCAGGATCGTGCGCCAGCCGACCCGCGTCCGCTTCCGCGCCATCCCCGTCACGACGACGGCGAGGCAGCCCACCGCCCCGACCAGCGGGGGCGAGTAGTTGAGGAGGAGGAGCGCGACGACGAGCCCCAGCGGAAGGAGGAAGTGGACGCCCTCGCGCAGCGTGCGCCGCACCGGCGGCGGGTTCTTCATCCCCCGGAGTCCCAGTTTCAGGGCCATGAGGTGGACGAAGAGGAGCGTGCAGCCGAAGTAGAGGATCGCGGGCGCGATGGAGAGCGCCACGATCTCCCGGTACGGGGTGTTCGTGAAGTCCGCCATGATGAAGGCGCCGGCGCCCATGATCGGCGGCATGATCTGGCCGCCGGTGGAGGCGGCCGCCTCGATCCCGCCCGCCTGCTCCGGACGGTAGCCGAGCTTCTTCATCATCGGGATCGTGAGCGCGCCCGTCGTCACCGTGTTGGCGATCGCCGAGCCGGAGATCGACCCCATGGCCGCGGAGGCGATGACGCTCGCCTTGGCCGGCCCGCCCCGGAAGCGGCCCGCAGCGGCGAAGGCGAGGTCGATGAAGAAGCGCCCCGCCCCCGTCACCTCGAGGAACGCCCCGAAGAGGACGAAGATGAACACGGTCCCCGCCGCGATCCCCAGCGGCGTCCCGAACAGGCCCGACCCCGTGAAGATCTGGAAGCGGAGGATGCGCTCCAGCGTGAAGCCGCGATTCGCGATCACGTCCGGCAGCAGGTCGCCGAACCCCGCGTAGAGGAGAAAGACGAGGCCCACCGCGACCATCACCCAGCCCACGGCCCGGCGGGTCGCCTCGAAGAGGAGGATCACGAACACCAGGCCCGCGATCAGGTTGTGGGTCGTGAGTCCGTCCAGGATGTGGT
This window contains:
- a CDS encoding co-chaperone GroES family protein, whose protein sequence is MSEKKLIVVGDRVLIEPLEGEDRTNVGLYLPPTAIDKQAVQAGTVVAVGPGTPVGPPAELGDEPWKIGATEARYLPMQARPGDYALFFRKAAVEITFEGTQYLVAPQGAILTLVREENEEASDGFDPSFL
- the typA gene encoding translational GTPase TypA, whose amino-acid sequence is MAPPPGKIRNIAIIAHVDHGKTTLVDHMLRQAGAFQSHERVEERVMDSNPLERERGITILSKNTAVRWGETRINIVDTPGHADFGGEVERILRMVDGVLLLVDAAEGPMPQTRFVTRKALALGLAPVVVINKVDRPDQRATEVHDDVLELFLELDATESQLDAPFLYASARDGWASPDSEARGGDLEPLFETIVAAVPTPAGDPEGPFQMLASTLDHSSYVGRIAIGRIERGAVAEADRVVLLPLGEPGPVPDDEAIPARVLKIYGFDGLKRVETPRASAGDIVALAGLEGVEIGQTVTDPGHRERLRGIAVERPTLAVDFRVNDAPFAGRTGKYVTTRQLRQRLFRELERNVALRVEPTESPDTFSVSGRGELHLTILMETMRREGYEFSVSRPRVILREGPDGEVLEPYEEAVIEVPSGMVGVVMEKMGSRRAELLSMRPTDQGPVRLDFRLPSRGLFGYRSEFLTDTRGEGQLHHRFLEYGPRAGRLEHRRRGVLVADRPGTSVAFALFNLQERAEMLIGPGVEVYSGMIVGEHVRAGDLEVNVSKGKKLTNMRAAAADENVRLEPPRELTLELALEFINDDELIEITPDAIRLRKRKLDPIERKKAMRRAAAEARGD
- a CDS encoding TRAP transporter fused permease subunit — translated: MTTRRPPWRRIIFALAVGLSLFQLWQSTTGTLSATLGRPIHLAWVVVLTFLAKPSWTGEGPAPRWSLWLDAALALVALYCGWVIVGFDYRGVDHILDGLTTHNLIAGLVFVILLFEATRRAVGWVMVAVGLVFLLYAGFGDLLPDVIANRGFTLERILRFQIFTGSGLFGTPLGIAAGTVFIFVLFGAFLEVTGAGRFFIDLAFAAAGRFRGGPAKASVIASAAMGSISGSAIANTVTTGALTIPMMKKLGYRPEQAGGIEAAASTGGQIMPPIMGAGAFIMADFTNTPYREIVALSIAPAILYFGCTLLFVHLMALKLGLRGMKNPPPVRRTLREGVHFLLPLGLVVALLLLNYSPPLVGAVGCLAVVVTGMARKRTRVGWRTILEGLRTGAVLALPISLACATAGIVVGVIGQTGIGLQFTESVVQAAGGLLWLALIFIAIAALVLGMGLPVTAAYIVISVMAAPALEGLGLSLLVAHMIIFWLSQTSNVTPPIALAAFAGAGVAGSAPMRTATQAVKLSLGFFIVPAMMAYSALILVDGTSVPAFIFAILCTVALISVAAYAIEGFAVAACGGAERALFALAGALILVPNDPARIAGVLLGATVLALHAQNARRARKTG